From a single Aestuariibius sp. HNIBRBA575 genomic region:
- a CDS encoding 3'(2'),5'-bisphosphate nucleotidase CysQ: MSKNLQLLLDVAETAGRIATRHFHAAPEIWDKPGNAGPVTEADLEVDRTLKAELLSSRPDYGWLSEESEDNADRLHTDKQFIIDPIDGTRAFIQKSKDWSHSIAIAQGGVVTHAVVYLPLRDEIYAAELGRGATLNGTPIAASQQTDLSETSVLAAKPNFADKNWKNGTPPVKPHFRSSLAYRLCLVASGRFDAMITLRPSWEWDIAAGGLIVSEATGTSTDRTGSELRYNNPHPQLNGVLAAGAIHPQLLSQLR, translated from the coding sequence GTGAGTAAGAATCTACAGCTTTTGTTGGACGTGGCGGAAACAGCCGGGCGCATCGCGACCCGGCATTTCCACGCGGCCCCAGAAATCTGGGACAAACCCGGCAATGCAGGCCCCGTGACCGAGGCCGATCTAGAAGTCGACCGCACGTTAAAGGCCGAATTGCTGTCATCACGCCCCGATTACGGCTGGCTGTCTGAAGAGTCCGAAGACAATGCCGACCGGCTGCACACCGACAAACAATTCATCATCGACCCGATCGATGGCACGCGGGCCTTTATCCAGAAATCCAAGGATTGGTCCCATTCCATCGCCATTGCCCAAGGTGGCGTGGTCACACATGCAGTGGTCTATCTGCCCCTGCGCGATGAAATTTATGCCGCAGAATTGGGCCGGGGTGCGACGTTAAACGGCACACCGATTGCGGCGTCCCAACAAACCGACCTATCCGAAACCAGCGTTCTGGCGGCCAAACCGAACTTTGCCGACAAAAACTGGAAAAATGGCACCCCACCGGTGAAACCACATTTCCGATCCTCGCTGGCCTATCGGTTATGTCTGGTGGCAAGCGGTCGATTTGATGCGATGATCACGCTGCGCCCCAGTTGGGAATGGGACATCGCCGCAGGGGGCCTGATCGTTTCCGAAGCCACCGGCACATCCACGGATCGCACCGGGTCTGAACTGCGCTATAATAATCCGCATCCACAGTTGAATGGCGTGCTGGCGGCGGGCGCGATCCATCCGCAGCTTTTGTCGCAACTGCGTTAA
- a CDS encoding TldD/PmbA family protein: MTEISLSALTGQLLDAARKAGADTADAMAVEGTSLSIDVLDGKLEHADRSEGIDIGLRVLIGQRQACVSASDISTRTIDEMAARAVAMAKEAPEDPYAGLADPSQLVTDYDTDALELFDPSDEPDPQMLQDDALRAEAAAAGISGVTQVQSASAGYGRNRIHMAATNGFSAGYQRSNRAISCVAIAGTGAGMERDYDHDSRIFQSDLTDATEIGVSAGERAVARLDARKPKTGTYPVLFDERVASSLIGHLLAAINGIAIARGASFLRDAMGEQVLPDHLSLIEDPHRKRTGASRPFDGEGLPTQSRAIVENGRLTTWTLDLATARQLGLQSTGNAARGTASPPGPSVSNVALTQGTASRDDLIRDMGTGLLVTSMIGSTINPNTGDYSRGAAGLWVENGEISHTVNECTIAGNLRDMLQRIIPANDAQTHLSRVVPSLLIDGLTLAGE; encoded by the coding sequence ATGACCGAGATTTCGCTCAGCGCCCTGACCGGCCAATTGTTGGACGCCGCCCGCAAGGCCGGCGCCGACACCGCAGATGCCATGGCCGTCGAAGGAACATCCCTGTCCATCGACGTGCTGGACGGCAAATTGGAACACGCAGACCGGTCCGAAGGGATCGATATCGGGCTGCGGGTTCTGATCGGTCAGCGGCAGGCCTGTGTGTCTGCCTCTGACATTTCAACCCGCACCATTGACGAAATGGCCGCCCGTGCGGTGGCCATGGCCAAAGAAGCCCCAGAAGACCCCTATGCCGGGCTGGCCGATCCATCGCAGCTGGTGACAGATTATGACACCGACGCGCTGGAATTGTTCGACCCCTCCGACGAACCCGATCCGCAAATGTTGCAGGATGATGCGCTGCGCGCTGAAGCCGCTGCTGCGGGCATTTCTGGCGTCACACAGGTGCAATCAGCCAGTGCGGGCTATGGACGCAATCGCATCCATATGGCTGCCACCAACGGATTTTCCGCAGGATATCAACGCTCTAACCGGGCGATTTCCTGTGTTGCGATTGCCGGGACGGGTGCTGGCATGGAACGCGACTATGACCATGACAGCCGTATTTTTCAGTCTGATCTAACGGACGCAACCGAAATTGGGGTCAGTGCCGGGGAACGCGCTGTGGCCCGGCTGGATGCCCGCAAACCCAAAACCGGGACTTATCCGGTGTTGTTTGACGAACGGGTTGCTTCTTCGCTGATTGGGCATTTGCTGGCGGCGATCAATGGGATTGCCATCGCGCGCGGGGCTTCGTTTTTGCGGGATGCCATGGGTGAACAGGTTCTGCCCGACCATTTGTCCCTGATCGAAGATCCGCATCGCAAACGCACCGGCGCGTCCCGCCCGTTTGATGGCGAAGGCCTGCCAACGCAATCACGTGCCATTGTTGAAAATGGCCGCTTGACCACATGGACGCTTGATCTGGCCACGGCACGTCAATTGGGGCTGCAATCCACTGGCAACGCGGCGCGCGGCACGGCGTCGCCTCCTGGGCCGTCCGTGTCCAACGTGGCGCTGACCCAAGGCACCGCCAGCCGCGACGACCTGATCCGCGACATGGGCACAGGCCTGTTGGTCACATCAATGATCGGATCGACCATCAATCCCAATACCGGCGATTATTCCCGCGGGGCCGCGGGGCTTTGGGTGGAAAACGGCGAAATCAGCCATACGGTGAACGAATGCACCATTGCCGGAAACCTGCGCGATATGTTGCAGCGGATCATCCCAGCCAATGACGCGCAAACGCACCTTAGCCGTGTTGTGCCATCGCTGCTGATCGACGGATTGACCCTTGCTGGTGAGTAA